The segment CTGCTGTCGAACAAATGCGTATCAGCATTGCCGCCATGTGCCATCCGTATGCCGGGAACAAGCCCATTACTGTCAGTATCGGACTATGTCACTACCAGCTTGGAGACGGCAAGGAGCTGTTGTTCCGCAAGACGGACGATTCGCTCTATACAGCCAAGCGCAGCGGGAAAAATGCTGTGGTGACCTCTGCGGTTACTTCCGGTGAAGAACATAAATTTACAGAAAACCCCCAAGTTCCGATATAAACCGGGAGCTGGGGGTTTCATTGTCTGCACGGGCCTGGCGTAAGTTATTTGCCTGCTTCGAACGGAGTGGATACCGGCAGAAAGAGGTCGATGATCCCGATGACCAGTGCGGCAAGTAAGGCACCAAGCACCGAGACACTGACTCCGCTGACGACAAACTGGGCAATCCAGATAACCAGAGCGCTGACCAGGAAGCCGACGATACCGCGGCCGAAGGGCGTTGTTTTTTTGCCGAAAATGCCTTCAACGACCCAGCCGAGCAGCGCGATCACCAGAGCAAGCATGAATGCGCTCCAGAATCCCCCGACCGTGAACTGCGGAACAATCCAGCCGACCACCATCAGCACGATTGCAGCGACTATGAACCGTACTACATGAGCTAAGAATCTCAATGAACTAACCTCCTTTGGCGTTCGCTTAAGGATATGTGCGTTGTTATTGTGGCCCGAAGCCGGTTTTCTATGCCCAGAAATCATACCCAAATAGCGAAAATGGGCTAAATTAGGTATAATGGTTCCATCTATGAAGGGAGCTGTGACAGTAATTGGACGACAAAATTTTGCATACGCTTGAATATCGCAAGATTTTAAATAAATTGATGCAGTATACGCAGACGCCGATGGGACGGCTGACCGCCGAGCTCCTGAAGCCTTCCGGTGATTTCGAAGGGGTGAAGAAGCTCCTGCAGGCTACGGATGAGGCGGTAAATGTTGACCGGTTGAAGGGAATTCCCTCCTTCGGCGGCGTGACCGATATCCGTCCTGCGCTGAAGCGTGCATCAATTGGCGGGATGCTCGGCACAGCAGAGCTGCTTGCGGTAGGCAACACGATTGGCGGGGCCCGCCGGGTCAAGCGGTTCCTGAATGCCATGCATGACGATGAGAGCATTCCTGCCCTCTTCGCACAGAGTGATCTGCTGTCGGAGCAGAAGCCTGTTGAGGATGCTATCCGCATGTGTATTGACGAGAATGCCGATGTAATGGATTCGGCGAGCCCGGAGCTTGCCTCCCTCCGCCGCGAGCTGCGCGGGGGAGAGACACGCATCCGTGAGAAGCTGGATTCGATGATCCGCTCGTCTTCGGTCTCGAAGATGCTGCAGGATCAGCTCGTGACGATCCGTGGTGACCGGTTCGTCATTCCGGTCAAGGCAGAGTACCGCGCGCACTTCGGCGGAATTGTGCATGACCAGTCGGGCTCAGGAGCCACGCTGTTCATCGAGCCGGAATCCATTGTAGCGATGAACAACAAGCTGCGGGAGACGCGGCTGCGCGAAGAACGCGAGATTGAGATCATCCTGCACCGGCTGACTGCGCTGGTTGGTGATATTGCCGAGGAGATGGCGTATGATATCGACATTCTCGGCGAGCTGGACTTCATCTTCGCCAAGGCGCGGCTTGCACGCGACCTGAAGGCTACCCAGCCGCGGATGAATGACCGCGGATACCTGCGCCTGCGCAAGGGCCGCCATCCGCTAATTCCGGCGGAGCAGGTTGTGCCTCTGGATGTGGAACTGGGCAATGATTACCGCTCCATCATCGTGACTGGACCGAATACGGGCGGAAAGACGGTGACCCTGAAGACGATCGGCCTGCTCAGCCTGATGGCCATGTCCGGTCTATTCATTCCGGCCGAGGAAGGCAGCCAGCTGTGTGTCTTCGATGCGATCTACGCTGACATCGGCGATGAGCAGAGCATAGAGCAGAGCCTCAGTACCTTCTCCAGCCATATGACGAATATTATATCCATTCTGAAGCGGATGACACCGAAGAGTCTGATTCTGCTCGATGAGGTCGGGGCAGGAACAGATCCGGCTGAAGGCTCTGCGCTCGCGATAGCGATTCTGGAGAATATTCACCGGACGGAATCCCGGATGGTTGCTACTACACATTACAGTGAATTGAAGGCATATGCTTATGAACGGGCAGGGGTTATTAACGCCAGTATGGAATTCGATGTGCAGAGCCTGAGTCCTACTTACCGGCTGCTGGTTGGGGTTCCGGGACGAAGCAATGCGTTCGCCATCGCTGAACGCCTCGGGATGCCGGGTGCGATCCTTGAGCATGCGCGCGGTGAAGTGAAGGAAGAAGATATGCGCGTTGAGCATATGATTGCGTCCCTTGAGGAGAACCGCCTCACCGCAGAGAACGAACGCATACGGGCGGAAGAGATTCGCCGCGAAGCGGAGGAATTCCGCAAGCGGCAGCAGCAGGAGCTGGAGAAGCTGGAAGGCTCACGCGACAAACGCCTCGAGAAGGCAGAGAAGGATGCCAGCGATCTTCTGGCCAAGGCGCGCAAGGAAGCTGAGGAGATTATCAGTGACCTCCGCCGCCTGGCGCTGGAGGAAGGCGCGTCCGTCAAGGAGCATAAGCTGATCGAAGCGCGCCGCCGGCTGGATGAAGCAGAGCCTGCCCCGCGTAAGAAGGCTGTGCCGCGCAGCACGGTCAAGGCGCCGCGCAAGATTCAGCCAGGGGATGAAGTTAAGGTAGCGAATGTGAATCAGAAGGGCCTTGTGGTTGAGCTGAGCGGCACCAAAGAAGCTGTTGTACAATTCGGCATCATGAAGATGAAGGTCAATCTGAGTGATCTGGAGTTCCTGGCTTCCGCACCGGATGCTCCTCCGCCGGCTCTGCGCAGGGCGACAACGGTCAAGCGTACACGCGATGAGAATATCCGTAATGAGCTTGATTTGCGCGGAGCGAACCTGGAGGAGGCGATAATGGAGACCGACCGCTTCATCGACGAAGCTTTTCTCGGCAATTTGGGGCAGATCTCCATTATCCACGGCAAGGGGACGGGAGTCCTGCGGACAGGAATACAGGAATACCTCCGCAAGCACAAGCATGTCAAAAGCTATCGGCTCGGGAACTACAATGAAGGCGGCGCGGGTGTGACGGTAGCTGAACTGGAGTAGCGCCCATAGTCCGGCAGGGAAGAGGGAAAAGTGTGCAGGATAATATTGATCTTTTGCTGGAACATCCGCTGGGGGCGCTGCTAGGCTACTTCACTGTCGCCATATTGGGGCTGGTCGTATTCCTGTCCTTCTTCGAAATGGTGACGAAATACAACTGCTGGGAAGAGATCCGCAAGGGGAATGTGGCCGTAGCCATGGCAACCGGAGGCAAAATCTTCGGAATCTGCAATATCTTACGCTTCAGCATTGAAGCGGGGGCATCAATCTATGAGACGATGAAATGGTCGGTTGTAGGCTTTTTGCTGCTGCTGCTGGCTTACTTCCTGTTCGAGTTTTTTACTCCGGTCTTTTCAATTGATGAAGAGATTGCTGCGGATAACCGGGCCGTAGGACTGACAGCTATGCTGCTCTCCATATCCTTGTCCTATGTTATCGGCGCGGCCATATTCTGAATAGGGGGCAGGAATGATGAAGATTCTGGTTCGGATTTTGTTTATTTCCGCCCTGGCTTTTCTAGCGGCCGGCATTATATATTTAACGGTAAATTGAACCGAATGTGAGGAACGAAGGAGATTATACAGATGGAGACAACAGTTTGCCCATGGTGCCATACCGAGATAGTATGGGATGAGGAGTTTGGACCCGAAGATACCTGTCCGCATTGCAACAACGAGCTGAGCGGCTACCGCACAGTGACGATAGGTGCAGAGGATCTGGAGGATGAAGAGCCGGATACACAGGAAGCTTCCGGGGAGGAAGAGATCAGCGACGATAATTTGTGGGATGACGACGACAAGGATAGCGTGGTGCCTGTATGGGGTACGCTGGGTCAGTTCGGCGATGACTATGATCTGAAACGTTATGAGGACAAGGTCTCCGCTATTCTGGCTGCCCAGCTGGAAGCGCCGGAATGTCCGCAATGCCATGAGCTGATGCTTCACTCCGGTACGCAGCAGGTGGACAGGTTCACCCCGGCAACGCCGGAAGCGCTGGGCGGTGCAGCTGTGCTGAAGCCTCCTTTTGCGCTGAATCTGTACGTCTGTCCTTCCTGCTTCCATGTGCAGCACAGCCTGGCGCAGGAAGACCGCATCCAGCTTGTCCGCAATCTCAGCACCTCAGCCGAATAAAGATCGGATTCATGCTTTCCCTGCCGTCTGGACATGATATGGATAGATGAAGTGTCTAAGGACGAGCAGGGAGGGCTAAGCATGAGAGGTTCAGAACGGGGACAGGCGGCGCTGCTGCTGGCTGTAGGCGGGCTATACCTTCTGGCTACAGTGCTTGCAGGAACGTTCCTCAACGTATATCTGTGGAAAAGCCGGCAGAACTTCGCCATGATCGGCTGGTTCACCGTGGCCCAGCAGCTTGCCGTGGGTCTCAGCTTTTGGCTGGGCGGCAAGTGGGTGAAAGAGCGTAACACAATGAATGCCCTACGGCTGGGAATTGCCGTATCGGGCTTTTTTTATTTGCTGGTGCTGTGGCTGCGGGGCGACGCGATTCATTACATTTGGCCGCTGGGCGGGGTCCTCGGGCTATCCATCGGGCTGTACTGGCTGGCGTTCAATATTGTTTTCTTCGAGATTACGGATGCCAAGAACCGCGATTACTATAACGGGTGGATGGGCCTGCTGGGTTCCCTGACGGGAATAGCCGGACCCTGGGTGTCCGGCTGGATGATCTCCCGTTGGCATGGCGGGCAGGGATACCGCATGGTATTCATACTGTCGCTCTGTATTTATGGGGTTGCTGCTGTACTCAGCTTCGGCCTGCGCAAGCGGCCGCGCGGCGAAGCCTATCTCTGGCTGGAGCCCTGGCGCGAGCTTACTCGCAGACGCAGCTCTTGGCGTCCAGTGGCGGCAGCGCTAGTGTTCCAGGGCATCCGGGAAGGCGTATTCTCCTTCCTCATCGGTCTGCTCGTCTACATTGCAGCACAGGAGGAGAGCAAGCTGGGACAGTTCGCCCTGATCACCTCCGCTGTCTCTCTGATCAGCTATTATGCGGCCGGCAGATGGTTCAAACCCCGTGCCCGGCTCGGCGGTATGCTGGCAGGCAGTCTGCTGCTCATCGCCTTCCTTCTTCCGCTGATGTGGAAGGTGAACTTTACCACCCTCCTAATCATGGGAATCGGGACCTCGCTCTGCCTGCCGCTCTATATGCTGCCGATGCTGTCCACCAGCTTCGACCTGATGGGCGTGTCCGAGGAGAGCGCCGGCAAACGTGTGGAGCTGGTAGTGCTCAGGGAGCTTAGCCTGATGAGCGGCCGCCTCCTCGGCCTGCTGATCTTCATCGCCGTACTGTCGCTGGACCAGTCCCCGCAGACGATTACTCTGCTCATGTTGCTGTTGGGTGCCGCGCCGCTTGGGAGCTGGGTGGCGGTGCGGGGGTTGCTGGGGCAAAGGGGGAGGGTTTGATAGTTTTCATCAAATATCTAGGAAGCGGGTGAGAAGATGTACGAGTTTCATGGCTGGGCTACGATCCGGGAGACGTTTGAAGAAGATTCTGGAAATTTAGAATTGGTGTTCAAAAATATACAAAACTTTATCTTAGAGTTGGGTTGGAGTGCTGGACTCCTAAAAGTCTATCCCGCAAATGGGACGTATCATCTTGCTGTAGGAGGATTTTTGAATCACAAAAGTTTCGAGGCCGGGGAGATTATTGAGCTATATCAATTCATCGCAGACCAAGCACCGGGTTCTTATGGCTTACTCTATACAAGAGATGATGAGGATATCGAAGGCTACGATAACAAGTTCAAAGTATTCGTACTAGCCCGCGGAACTTTAAGGCGGCAAGAGGATACGTGGTTATCGCCGTTTGTTCCGGTCGTGGAGGATGGCATATTACAGTGACCAAACAGGAGAGGATTCAAATGTTTGCAATGAGTACATAAGAAGTTTTACTTTTTACCTAAATGCTATTCCCTTTAATTAAACACGTCGATTATGAAAAAATGAAGATCAACAAGAAATCCCAAACAAAATACAATATAACTTTATTTCGGATGTGGATTACGATAATTATCATGGAAGTATTGATGCAGAAGATTTATATTGGCCAACAAGGATTGTTAGATGCAAGGCACTGGAGTGCTTCTTAAAGAAGAGAGGGCTTAAATGAAAAACTCTTTTAGCGA is part of the Paenibacillus sp. FSL M7-0420 genome and harbors:
- a CDS encoding phage holin family protein, which gives rise to MRFLAHVVRFIVAAIVLMVVGWIVPQFTVGGFWSAFMLALVIALLGWVVEGIFGKKTTPFGRGIVGFLVSALVIWIAQFVVSGVSVSVLGALLAALVIGIIDLFLPVSTPFEAGK
- a CDS encoding endonuclease MutS2, with protein sequence MDDKILHTLEYRKILNKLMQYTQTPMGRLTAELLKPSGDFEGVKKLLQATDEAVNVDRLKGIPSFGGVTDIRPALKRASIGGMLGTAELLAVGNTIGGARRVKRFLNAMHDDESIPALFAQSDLLSEQKPVEDAIRMCIDENADVMDSASPELASLRRELRGGETRIREKLDSMIRSSSVSKMLQDQLVTIRGDRFVIPVKAEYRAHFGGIVHDQSGSGATLFIEPESIVAMNNKLRETRLREEREIEIILHRLTALVGDIAEEMAYDIDILGELDFIFAKARLARDLKATQPRMNDRGYLRLRKGRHPLIPAEQVVPLDVELGNDYRSIIVTGPNTGGKTVTLKTIGLLSLMAMSGLFIPAEEGSQLCVFDAIYADIGDEQSIEQSLSTFSSHMTNIISILKRMTPKSLILLDEVGAGTDPAEGSALAIAILENIHRTESRMVATTHYSELKAYAYERAGVINASMEFDVQSLSPTYRLLVGVPGRSNAFAIAERLGMPGAILEHARGEVKEEDMRVEHMIASLEENRLTAENERIRAEEIRREAEEFRKRQQQELEKLEGSRDKRLEKAEKDASDLLAKARKEAEEIISDLRRLALEEGASVKEHKLIEARRRLDEAEPAPRKKAVPRSTVKAPRKIQPGDEVKVANVNQKGLVVELSGTKEAVVQFGIMKMKVNLSDLEFLASAPDAPPPALRRATTVKRTRDENIRNELDLRGANLEEAIMETDRFIDEAFLGNLGQISIIHGKGTGVLRTGIQEYLRKHKHVKSYRLGNYNEGGAGVTVAELE
- a CDS encoding DUF350 domain-containing protein; its protein translation is MQDNIDLLLEHPLGALLGYFTVAILGLVVFLSFFEMVTKYNCWEEIRKGNVAVAMATGGKIFGICNILRFSIEAGASIYETMKWSVVGFLLLLLAYFLFEFFTPVFSIDEEIAADNRAVGLTAMLLSISLSYVIGAAIF
- a CDS encoding MFS transporter; this translates as MRGSERGQAALLLAVGGLYLLATVLAGTFLNVYLWKSRQNFAMIGWFTVAQQLAVGLSFWLGGKWVKERNTMNALRLGIAVSGFFYLLVLWLRGDAIHYIWPLGGVLGLSIGLYWLAFNIVFFEITDAKNRDYYNGWMGLLGSLTGIAGPWVSGWMISRWHGGQGYRMVFILSLCIYGVAAVLSFGLRKRPRGEAYLWLEPWRELTRRRSSWRPVAAALVFQGIREGVFSFLIGLLVYIAAQEESKLGQFALITSAVSLISYYAAGRWFKPRARLGGMLAGSLLLIAFLLPLMWKVNFTTLLIMGIGTSLCLPLYMLPMLSTSFDLMGVSEESAGKRVELVVLRELSLMSGRLLGLLIFIAVLSLDQSPQTITLLMLLLGAAPLGSWVAVRGLLGQRGRV
- a CDS encoding Imm7 family immunity protein, yielding MYEFHGWATIRETFEEDSGNLELVFKNIQNFILELGWSAGLLKVYPANGTYHLAVGGFLNHKSFEAGEIIELYQFIADQAPGSYGLLYTRDDEDIEGYDNKFKVFVLARGTLRRQEDTWLSPFVPVVEDGILQ